One genomic segment of Candidatus Oleimmundimicrobium sp. includes these proteins:
- a CDS encoding HipA domain-containing protein, with amino-acid sequence MKSICGFCYEPLDAGERFFHRSCSGKLFGIQHPPELPYTNEYLEELAEKAVRASITVPGVQTKLSLHLEKEGQGSGRLTVVGLWGSFILKPPVQEYPFLPEIEDMTMHLAALAGIRTVPHGLIPMPDGRLAYITRRVDRPLEKVGRNRRMTKRHMEDMCQLAERQAEYKYTGSMEQISRIIRKYSSNPGLDLTKFLDMALF; translated from the coding sequence ATGAAGAGCATCTGCGGCTTTTGTTACGAACCCCTTGATGCCGGGGAGCGCTTCTTCCACAGATCCTGCTCAGGAAAGCTGTTCGGGATCCAGCATCCTCCCGAACTCCCCTATACGAATGAGTATCTGGAGGAGCTTGCAGAGAAAGCAGTCAGGGCAAGCATAACCGTTCCTGGAGTCCAGACCAAGCTCTCTCTTCACCTGGAAAAGGAGGGGCAAGGATCAGGAAGGTTGACCGTCGTTGGTCTTTGGGGGTCGTTCATTCTAAAGCCCCCCGTTCAGGAATACCCTTTTCTTCCCGAGATAGAGGACATGACGATGCACCTTGCCGCTCTTGCGGGAATCCGGACGGTCCCTCACGGGCTTATCCCCATGCCTGACGGAAGGCTGGCGTATATCACAAGAAGAGTGGACCGACCTCTGGAAAAAGTTGGCCGAAATCGCAGAATGACCAAAAGACACATGGAGGACATGTGCCAGTTGGCGGAGAGACAAGCCGAATACAAGTACACAGGTTCTATGGAGCAGATATCCCGGATCATACGAAAATATTCGTCGAATCCGGGGCTGGATCTGACGAAGTTTTTAGACATGGCTCTTTTTT